The Streptomyces sp. A2-16 sequence GACCCGATCCTGGACTCCCGGTCCCTCGTCATCGCCATCTCCCAGTCCGGGGAGACCATGGACACCCTCATGGCGCTGCGGCACGCCCGTGAGCAGAGTTCGAAGGTCCTGGCGATCTGCAACACCAACGGGTCCACCATCCCCCGGGAGTCCGACGCCGTGCTGTACACGCACGCCGGGCCCGAGGTCGCCGTGGCGTCGACGAAGGCGTTCCTCACCCAGCTCGTGGCGTGCTACCTGGTCGCGCTGTACCTCGGGCAGGTGCGGGGGACCAAGTGGGGCGACGAGATCTCCGCCGTCATCCGGGACCTCTCGCACATCTCCGGTGAGGTCGAGCGGGTGCTGGAGACGATGGAGCCGGTGCGGGCGCTCGCGCGGTCGCTGGCCGACAAGAAGACCGTGCTGTTCCTGGGGCGGCACGTCGGGTATCCGGTGGCCCTCGAAGGGGCGCTGAAGCTCAAGGAACTCGCCTACATGCACGCCGAGGGCTTCGCGGCTGGGGAGTTGAAGCACGGGCCGATCGCGTTGATCGAGGAGGATCTGCCGGTCGTGGTGGTCGTGCCCTCGCCGCGGGGGCGGTCGGTGCTCCACGACAAGATCGTGTCCAACATCCAGGAGATCCGGGCGAGGGGGGCGCGGACCATCGTCATCGCGGAGGAGGGGGACGAGACCGTGGTGCCGTACGCCGACCATCTGATCCGGATCCCGGCCACCCCGACCCTGCTGCAGCCGCTGGTGGCGACCGTGCCGCTGCAGGTGTTCGCCTGCGAACTGGCCACGGCCCGGGGCAACGAGGTGGACCAGCCCCGGAACCTCGCCAAGTCGGTCACTGTGGAGTAGTCGGCTGACCGCGGCGTATTCCGTCCCGGGTTCGTGGCTCCCCTCGACGAAGAGGGTGACGAGGAACGGGGGCCACAGGGTCGCGGGAACGGCCTTGTCCAGTACGGCGATCCGCTCCTGCGTGACGTCGCCGAACGGGGTCGGCTCCACGATCACCTGGCAGCCGTTGGCCAGGCACGGCTGTGGTGCGAGCTGGTCGCGGCTCGACCGGCACGGTCAGATGTGCGACTCGGGAGGGAAGCCTGTCCAGCGCAGTTCGGCGGGCAGGTGTCGCATGTCGTTGGAGACGAGGACGGAGGCCGCTCGGCCGGGCGCGTAGCGGATGACCGTGAGCGCCGCGTTCGCGTGGTTGAGGCCGAGCCAGCGCCACTTCGGGGCGTGCATGGCGTCCCGGACGAGCCAGGCGACCAGGAAGTTGTGCGTGACGACCAGTTCGTGCCGGTCCTCCCCGCCGTCCACCGGTCCGGTGAACAGGTCGAGTGCCCGGCGGGCCAGCGCAGCGCCCTGCTCCCGCTCGTCGTCGGTGGTGTCGGCGAGGAAGCGGAGGTAGAAGTCCGCTGATTCGGGCGGGAGTTCGGCCCTCTGGGGTACGTAGGGCACGTAGTCGCCCGCGACGTCCGAGACGAGCAGGGGGACGTTCGCCAGTTGGTCGTGGATCAGACGAGCCGTCTGTGCCGCCCGCGGCAGCGGACCGTGATGCACGGCCGTGAAGGGGATGTCCTGGAGGCGTCGGCCGAGGAGCGCGGCCTGCCGCTGTCCCG is a genomic window containing:
- a CDS encoding histidine phosphatase family protein, which codes for MTTSDVPVEETTTVQRETTGAATRYLYLVRHGEALPDESGLTEAGQRQAALLGRRLQDIPFTAVHHGPLPRAAQTARLIHDQLANVPLLVSDVAGDYVPYVPQRAELPPESADFYLRFLADTTDDEREQGAALARRALDLFTGPVDGGEDRHELVVTHNFLVAWLVRDAMHAPKWRWLGLNHANAALTVIRYAPGRAASVLVSNDMRHLPAELRWTGFPPESHI